A region from the Osmerus eperlanus chromosome 11, fOsmEpe2.1, whole genome shotgun sequence genome encodes:
- the rtn4rl1b gene encoding reticulon-4 receptor-like 1b: MFKRACGLEFLLVLCGLELSWSCPHHCICYAAPTTVSCQAHNFLSVPEGIPPNGERIFLQNNKIHRLLRGHFSPTTVTLWIYSNNITYIEPSTFQGFTLLEELDLGDNRHLRTLAADTFHGLGRLRALHLYRCGLSTLPSNIFQGLRNLQYLYLQDNHLDFLHEDIFMDLQNLSHLFLHGNKLWSLQQNTFRGLGALDRLLLHHNQLQWVDRLAFHDLRHLTTLYLFNNSLTELSGECLALLPALEYLRLNDNPWECDCKALSLWDWLKRFRGSTSSVGCQAPSDLAGKDLKLLGKEDFPNCSGSKSLHQSKTSTWADTEKVSLKNEPQPVQPPHTHTHPHHPRHHGEAPPYPSPPSPLPHPPPSMDGGVAAGAGGEAGAAPPQRPGRARNCTRPRARGGKGKGQNEVHTLKEMADKEYSSPDFTEGGGKYDHTSADGTITRRKHKCPPRTSVGPPSGVQQATNRGATALPLLHLYAILGALVPVSIDCILR, encoded by the exons CCTGTGGCCTGGAGTTCCTGCTGGTTCTCTGTGGTCTGGAGCTGTCCTGGTCCTGCCCACATCACTGTATCTGCTACGCCGCGCCCACCACCGTTTCTTGCCAGGCGCACAACTTCCTGTCCGTCCCCGAAGGCATCCCCCCGAACGGCGAGCGCATTTTCCTGCAGAACAACAAGATCCACCGTCTGTTGCGAGGCCACTTCAGCCCCACCACAGTCACCCTCTGGATCTACTCCAACAACATCACCTACATCGAGCCCTCCACCTTCCAGGGCTTCAccctgctggaggagctggacctggGGGACAATCGCCACCTGCGCACCCTGGCCGCGGACACCTTCCACGGGCTGGGCCGTCTCCGCGCGCTGCACCTGTACCGCTGTGGACTCAGCACGCTGCCCAGCAACATCTTCCAGGGGCTGCGCAACCTGCAGTATCTCTACCTGCAG gacAACCACCTGGACTTCCTTCATGAGGATATCTTTATGGACCTGCAAAACCTGAGTCACCTGTTCCTGCATGGGAACAAGCTGTGGAGCTTGCAGCAGAACACCTTCCGGGGCTTGGGCGCTCTGGATCGCCTGCTGCTGCACCACAACCAGCTGCAGTGGGTGGACCGCCTGGCCTTCCATGACCTGCGCCACCTCACCACCCTCTACCTGTTCAACAACTCCCTGACCGAGCTGTCTGGGGAGTGCCTGGCCCTGCTGCCCGCCCTGGAGTACCTGAGGCTCAACGACAACCCCTGGGAGTGCGACTGCAAGGCCCTGTCGCTGTGGGACTGGCTTAAGCGTTTCCGTGGCTCCACCTCCTCGGTGGGGTGCCAGGCTCCATCTGACCTGGCAGGGAAGGACCTCAAGCTACTCGGCAAGGAAGACTTCCCCAACTGCTCCGGGTCCAAGTCCCTGCACCAGAGCAAGACCAGCACCTGGGCGGACACGGAGAAGGTGTCCCTGAAGAACGAGCCCCAGCCGGTCCAGCctccgcacacgcacacgcacccccaccacccccgccACCACGGCGAGGCTCCGccctacccctctcccccctcccctctgccccaccCGCCACCGTCCATGGATGGGGGAGTCGCGGCGGGAGCAGGCGGGGAAGCCGGGGCGGCGCCCCCCCAGAGGCCAGGCCGCGCTCGGAACTGCACGCGCCCGCGGGCCaggggggggaaagggaagggGCAGAACGAGGTGCACACCCTGAAGGAGATGGCGGATAAGGAGTACTCCTCCCCCGACTTCACCGAGGGGGGGGGCAAATACGACCACACCTCAGCGGACGGCACCATCACGCGGCGGAAGCACAAGTGCCCCCCCCGGACATCAGTCGGCCCCCCCAGCGGGGTTCAACAAGCCACCAACAGGGGGGCCACGGCCCTGCCCCTGCTGCACCTGTACGCCATCCTGGGAGCCTTGGTGCCTGTTAGCATTGATTGCATTCTGCGCTGA